Part of the Triplophysa rosa linkage group LG21, Trosa_1v2, whole genome shotgun sequence genome is shown below.
ACATActattatcgtacagtgagattttgatattgttacatccctacttaaaACGCTTGCTAAGGTGTACAGGGGCCAAATAAGGTTTTTCTAAgactaaaatgttaaaatgcaaaGTAGCAAGCACGTGTGCACACTGTTAAAATGCAAAGTAGCAAGCACGAGTGAACACGTTTTTCAAGGAGGCGTGAACGGCCAAACACCAAATTCCATATCTAGCCAAGATAAGACTTGACAAAACACtaaggcccagtttcacagacaaggcttcaactaaggcatagtcctggcttaaactaagccatgtctgtgaaaccgggcctaaaacTTGTTTAAAAGTATTAAACCCAAGGTGCCATTTGCAGTGACGGATCTAGGAGTTTTTGAAAGCAATGGGGCCAGAATTTACAGAGGGGGGTCAAGTATAGTGTGcaattctttttttacttttcaattGCTGCTGGCACTATACTAGATTTCTGAACAAAACACTGGAGATGAGTTAGAGAATGATGCATGACGATGATAAACAGAGATTTAGGctgggttgcaccaacaaggattaggCGTAATCTAGATTAAATGAAGGTTTATTTAATAGTTCTATTGCACCAAActgtaaaccttgtttaaaaataatcaggTTTATATTGAAGCTATCATTTGATTTaggttttaattttacagtaaatctaGATTAATTTTAATCCTGTTGCTCCATTATTTACTTGGTCAATAAGATTTCAACTGGCCCCACCCCTAGATCCACCAGTGGAAACctgaacaaacattttaatcagTCTGTAGTGTTAACACAGGGTGTGGAACCTATGGAAAGGTTTAGTAAAtcattgtattttgtattaaaaagtGATAGTTCTTGTCAGAGGTCCTCACTAATTCAGTAATAaactgtacatgtatgtgtgtgtttgcattgtgAGGTGGGAGGTGGGGTCAGGGAAGTGACGGGATACACTGCCACCTATCGACACATCGTATCCACGGATGCAGGTGATGAGGAGGGAGATTGCTTACACATAAGGAACGGATACCATCATGTTATCGAGGGATTTCCAAATTGTGTGGTTGCAGATGCTGTCATTAATTTCTTCATGGCTCGTACAGAGAAGATACGAAGAGTGGCCTTTGACCCACGTCTAGCTCGGGTTGGTCATTTAGGTGAGgtgacaaatatatattttaaaagataaataaatgactttgtgaGTTTTATTATTACTTATAATAGAGAGTTagtgtaataataatacttttaaaTTGTCGTATTTTGGTTTCAGCATTTTTTATTGATGGGCTTGGCACTCTTCACGGGGGCTcgtgtgatgatgtcatcatcaaTCACGCATCGAAGATTAAGGGAATGTTACCATGGGGACAGTCTGAGACTGACAAAGCCTACTCTGCGTTCCGCTATCCCgccaaaaaagagaaagatgTCAATGAATATGATCTTTACTATCTGAAGAAccattttaaatgtgtcactAGTGACTAGACAACATCTGCATGCATGGCAGCCACTCAGGGATATATTCTGCCAGAACGAGGGAATGGCAGAGAACAAGTCGACATGTCCTGTAAAATAATATCtgtggaaaatatattttaaaaaagctcGATTCTAACAaagacaacaacaaacaaagggaaaatatatcaaataatgcCAATACACATGTCAACAGAACAGTTTAGATCCTGGTTATTTATAAATTGTAGTATTTCCGTTTCACTCCACAAGCTAGTGGACCATTTCTAATTTTTTACAGAGAatacttgattttttttttaattgatttgtaCTTATTTAGGGTAATTGGTTGATTTGTGTGTTTCATTTAGAAAAATTCTGTATTAAGTTTTATATCTGGGGGGGTTGGTAATGGTAGGCTGTCAAAGCAAAACTTCCACCTTCCACTTCCACCAAAAAGCCACCTCAGCTACAAATGTCAAAATAGTAAAGTATGTTAGTGTTTGTTGATGAAtaaaactttatatttttataaaagattTAGAACTGTTTGTACACATGATGCGTACCTTGCTGATTAAAGTGTGATGCTTGACGTGTGCGGAAAATAACCTTGGTTGTTTGTTGCTTTTCTTTGTAGCTTTTTAGAAGTGTGCCATCTAATTTCACAACATATGCCACCCATATGCAGTGTGTTTCACAATTGTATAACTTGACATGAGAGAATGCAGAAGTTTGCAAACATATTTTGatattgtgtgtatttttacattttttttccattttttatgtTCCGAGATTTTGCCAACCACTCCACTCTTTCCTGCGCTGTTCAAACTGATCAATAAAGTGTTGTTGcagtatttgttgttgttggtgaAGCTATTTTTAAATTTCTTTATCATTTTTGCAAGCATTAATTTTGGTTCCCTTTTAAAATCATTAGCCTATATATAATTTGATTTTACAATAATTTTTGTTCATTGTTCAGGTCGATTTGTATAATTATTGAACGCAGTTTAGCTAATTCAGTATTCTAATTCTTCATCAAGTAAAGACAAACCAACACATCAGCATGCAAGACGATTGTTATTTTGAATGTACTATAAAATATCCAGAGTTGGCTGAGGGAAAATGCCAGTAATGATAACTGGGCAGTCATGTGAGCCAGTGAAGTGGCCTTACTTCCATCTAACCAATTAGTGATATCTCaagctttaaaaaagaaactagTGTTTCCCTGAGAGGGTTCTTTGAAATACCTAAGAAAAATGCAGGCATCAAAAAGTACAGGGAAAGTCATTTGGAATTTTTGGTTAACATTTTAGGTCAATGTGTTATTAGGTATTCCGTCAGGCTGATGGCAATTCATGACTTCAGCAAGCCACATGTTATAATATTGCTCATTATTGCAAGTTGtaacaaactttattttaaaataaactgagaCAAAAATAATAACCTTTACACGACACTGTAGTGATTAACACATTAGTCCAACAAGGTGAATATtgcataaataatataaatagctAATGGACCTACATTTCAATAGCATGTACAGCatttatgtattaaaaaaaaccaTTGTAGGCCTATCTGTACAAAATCCATTTTCATTACAATAGCTTTTCATGTCAGTTTTTCAAAGAGAAAAATGGTTGTAAACTAAAATGATTACTTTTAATACACTGCCAAGATTCTCCACCCCTCTATGTTTcttttggtttattttctgtttatatgaAGATTGCAGGAACACTATTAACACTGTTGTTCAAAGTTATGAGTTCCACTGGATACCACGTACAGTGTAAACAACAGAATACAAGAACTAAAAACAGGCACTGTGCTGAGAAAATTGGCAATAAAAAGTCCTGAAGCCTTTTCACGCATCCTTCAGTTTCCAGACCAAGAATTCAAATGCCTTTGGTTGTGTAAGATAATTACACCCACACCGTTGCATTGTTCTCTTGTGGTTTTTCCTGTTGagcaaaaatgattaaatgtcaATGCGACATAATGCCACAGTTAAGCAGaatgtttttgcaaaaaaattagTAATGTTATGAATAAGCCCTTGCATCATACTCTCTGCTGTTGGATGTAGACCACAGCATCATGGACtgtaacaaaaatatgttgAGGATTTATGTAGTTCATAAGCCCACTGGATGTCAAAATCTTCAGTACACTCTCTAAAGAACAGAGAATGTATTATTGTTTGATTGACAGTAAACACTTTAGTACATTGGTTACGTTATTGAAGGCGAATGTAAAACTTTACCATTGCAGTTAGAAAGGTATATCCGTACCCcaatcttttgacactccatgcaCATCtgtcacaatatacagtatgtaattaTTGAGAGCATATGACAAAAACAAGACTAACAGGCCCAGCTTACCTGTATGAACAACCGAGCTCCAGCGACATCCATGAAAATGACACTGCTGCAGTCAATCAACACAGCCTGAACTTCACCTTCAGGCACTTCTGCAGTAATGTCAACaattaagagaaaaaaaatgtaattgtaagaTTTTTGTTAAAACttttcattatttaaacatCTCTAAAATTTGGTACCAGAAATGACTGAGAACTCACCTGATCGGAATAAGTCATTCTTTGAAGAAAATGAACTGTCTGCAACTCCTTGTTCCTTGTAAAACAATACAGTTATCCTTTAATTCCGTTTCAATAAAACATCTTAGAAATAtgaaacaaaactttttttataaacatttgaaatgcatTACTGTTACAAACAGAAGCATGTCGTTTTTTATTGAATTGAAAGCCTTTATGAAGTTAGGAGCCTGTTGatagacaaataaataaaaaccaaaaGCCAGAATAGATATAGAATTAAGAAGAAAGATAAAGTGAATTAATGTAGTTTATTCTTTTATTGCAGAATGTAGAAGTTTATTCTACATTTTTTAACTAAATTTAATAGTATttcttaataatgctaaaacattaggtaaattaataaaaaataaacaaataaaagtaaaaaagctcCAACGATGGCCTATAAACGGTATACAAACTGTATATGAATGGACTGATAAATCATCTTACTACAGTACTGATggcctccctctctctcttctctattGCTTTAATGGCTTTCTCTCGTCTCCGTATCTTCTCAGGGGTGAGGCCCAAAAGCTCAGTCATTTCTGCTTTGAAAAAACTACGATTCCCATAGTAGATGGGCCCATTGTAAGTCAAGATCTTCACACCAGGGACTTCATAGCACTATGATAGAGAAGGCAACAGTAAATCATATcaactaaaatgtttaaacaatattaataaaatatgattaaCTCTACAAACACAAGCACGTGAATTGCACAAAATAACATAATGTGCACATGATAACTTTTgctaaaaaacatgataaaaaaacaaaagattgCATTAAAAGAGAAGGAACTGACTCCTGACTCACTTTATTGTGATTGTTAATAGATCTGTAGATCTCCGTGTTGGCAGCTCTGCCCAGTACAGAGCAGCTGGCCCTGAAAACATGAAGTTTATTATGAGTTCAGGGATTTTTTTGGTCTCAACTTTATCTCCCCTTACCTTAAATGTGAATTAAATATCCGCCAAGAGAGGAAGATTGTTTTGGAGTATGGGGGTCTGTAAGGGATACTGTTTTATACAGCCCATGAGCATTAGAATGCTTAATTAAAGGATGTGGTAAACATAATTATTAAAGCAGATTAATACACAAAACTAATTAaatttcaatatgaactcaataTCTTGTTTCACTGGGGCTGCTCTAGTTGGATTGCAAGGTAGCTCCAACTCTAGTCAAAATGATAGAACATAGACTAGGTCTACATTAATCcagataaattaaaaatagttttcccCAAAAGTGGCTTAAAAGGTCTGTCAAGCCATCTGAAATGGGAACGGGCAGCCAAATGTGGACGTGTTTATGATTCATGAGGACAGGATCAAAGTACATAAAAATGATACCTCTGTGTACGACAGATAACTGACATCATTGAGAAAATGACTCCAATGGCCAAGCCCAAGTCTACATTTAGCACAACCACTGACAGCCAGGTCACAAGCCACACCATCTGCTCAAATATACATAAATGATTATACGTGGTATCTTATGAACACCAAAACAAAGTGGAAAACAAAGATGggaaaatacatacaaaatcaATTCTGCTAATTCTCCAAAGATCTGGGAGGTCCTGAAACAGCAGGAACATCTGTCTCAAACTGGTCACATTTATACAAGCAAGTACCGCCTGGATTGGAAGAAGAAAATATATTACTGCCATAACGATGCTTTCTGAATATCAGCATGATTAAaccaaaatgtacagtattttcttAAAGAATGCAAGGTGCAGACTTTTCTTAATGCTTTTGGTAAAAAATACCGtaaaaaaacttacattttctGGCTGCTGGGGGCGCAAATAACATTTCCCCCCTATAAAATTACatatgtctttttctgtaattttacggttttgaccaaattttaaaaaataatctgtaaccaaaaaatcctgtaaaatctgtaaaaaaaattcgtAAAAGtacgtaaaattacagatttttgacattttaagtAGAAAAATTCTgaacaaatctgttttttttacagtgcatgtgtTATTGTTACAGGAACTCTTACCTTTGGTAAGAAGTAGAACAGAGGGCCTATCAGCAGCAGTACTATTAGAACAACCAGACTGGTGAACAGTCCGGCAAGCTGTTGATACACAatttacagaaataaatacAACAGACACCTCAGCACacaatttctacatttttaaagagtacataactagggatttttaaggccctactttggtttatggagtgtccaaaaacaagtttatgtacatagacggttatttcgtaataataggcagttattcttaccttacttcttgactgactctcaaatgattcgttccgcgattcatctgtctaatcccctcctttctgctagcctagtctgatgtgattggtcagatggtctagtctgatgtgattggtctaccgctaatgaggctcacgagttacagtgtttgggggagaagagtaaAGTTCTCgcaggcagtcctagcaaaacgtatctgcggcggttcgcgaatcggacaaggtaggactcgtttgcgtgattcagagtcgactcccttttttccaagccaataactttgttattcattcacttttGGATTTataacttggcagactgcttactttcaaacacggcaacataacacactgcatgaaatgtaattttcatgatctcatgttatgtactctttaaacataaaataagtgTTGCAATAGCAGTGAATGTGATCTCAGACAAGTACCTGTGTGTACCCTCCAGCACTCTCCAGAATGTTAGTGGTGGCCAGTGTAGCTGAACTGGGGAAGCAGGTGAAGAGAGATGACACAGTGTTGGAGATCCCATGAGCTAGAAGctcctaaaacaaaacaaacgcTTGATTGGAACATTTTTGATGGtaaacacttttcataacagtGACTACGATATATACCTGATTTGGATCAATGGAGTATCCATGTTTGTCAGCATAAATCATGGCTAAAGATACAGACACGGCGTAACCGACAAGGGTGATAGCAACTGTGTCGGCAGCTATGTCTGGAACCGTCTCCAACGCTGGCAGCCGTGGCTTAGGGAAGCTGAAACAGAACACTCAGCCTTAATTTATTGGCATGATAAAcactgataaaaacataatttcttaaatataattttttctctcGTTTTATTTTGTGAGTTTCAGCTGTTGTAAGAGAAAATATATCTGAACGAACAATAAAACAACTAGGTAagcattaagtaagggataatgtacaggcagccggttgttatcgcagaaataagcggagtggagggtcttgtatcacactaaaggggcttatttcacaataacagcaggctgcttgtacattatcccgcttattacatggctacttgccacatgagaaaaaaaacaggaaataaatgtgaattagaaatattttattagctcattttaacCGAATGCAGACTTTCCGaaggaaaagccatttactttcggttttatggtaagaaacgacgttcaaatgtcacaaacaggcaatttagtttaatcatttgtaaatataatgtcatatatgttattaaaatacatatttatatttaatttgtcaaaaaaatctatcaaaatgatttgctgcatccgggttaccgtgtagttttgagtggttgttatctgggaaagacgaacctgcaaatgtcgcgactggccaatcagaatcaagcattccaacgagccgtgtaataagtggtAATATCCCATGTCTAGTACTACCTGCATTTCAGTAAGAGcctcattaatattcatgagccaagctaataaaatgtataatgtcCCTCCCCCATTCCAATGCGTTCAAATGCCTCTGATTATATGAATAGATTACCCTGCTGGAATATGTCCTACTATTTGTATGTTGTATCTGGAATCCAGAGAAAAGGCGTATGTAACTCCTGTTGCAATGATAACCTGCAACAAGAGGAACAGAAGAACATTTTAACAGAGCTGATGGAGAACAAAAGTTCATTAGCATATTGATGTGAACATTTATAAACCTAAACGTTCTCAAATATCCTAAAACAATAATACTCACAGTGATGATCTCCACTGGGATTGGAGTGCGCAGGCGCTCACGAAACCGTGAGTTCACCTCTTTTACTGGGACCAGAACGGCCAAGCAGAGCAGTGAGATCACCAGCTCGGCCACATTAGTGTTCGGCAGGTTCTCCATCACTGAACCCAGAGTCTGTggatttaaaatttaaagaacACTTCTGACacacctggggcctcatttatcaacagtGCGTAGAAAAGGTTCTATATTTTGTCCTACGAATGAAATTTAGAATGTGTCTAAGTGCAAAAAAATGCGTATTTATCAAACGTGCGTACACGGTTCTTAAGCACACCAGTGAGTAATCATTGTTGATAAA
Proteins encoded:
- the slc26a10 gene encoding solute carrier family 26 member 10 yields the protein MSASVAVYRNIYTEDRFRQAYGTEEQRGRERLHHRLAQRCSCSQVDCAHLLKKRVPVCNWLPKYKLRKWILGDIVAGLTVGIVHIPQGMAFALLTSVAPVYGLYTSFFPVVLYMIFGTGHHVSTGTFAVLSLMTGTVVEQLVPTPLALNSSSPEAAEFEAQRIGVASAVAFLSGIMMLCMCGFQLGFLSTYLSEPIVKAFTSAAAFHVTISQLQSMLGLRLPRYTGAFSLFKTLGSVMENLPNTNVAELVISLLCLAVLVPVKEVNSRFRERLRTPIPVEIITVIIATGVTYAFSLDSRYNIQIVGHIPAGFPKPRLPALETVPDIAADTVAITLVGYAVSVSLAMIYADKHGYSIDPNQELLAHGISNTVSSLFTCFPSSATLATTNILESAGGYTQLAGLFTSLVVLIVLLLIGPLFYFLPKAVLACINVTSLRQMFLLFQDLPDLWRISRIDFMVWLVTWLSVVVLNVDLGLAIGVIFSMMSVICRTQRASCSVLGRAANTEIYRSINNHNKCYEVPGVKILTYNGPIYYGNRSFFKAEMTELLGLTPEKIRRREKAIKAIEKREREAISTVEQGVADSSFSSKNDLFRSEVPEGEVQAVLIDCSSVIFMDVAGARLFIQMCMECQKIGVRIYLSNCNESVLKILTSSGLMNYINPQHIFVTVHDAVVYIQQQREKPQENNATVWV